A window of the Lagopus muta isolate bLagMut1 chromosome 1, bLagMut1 primary, whole genome shotgun sequence genome harbors these coding sequences:
- the LOC125695986 gene encoding interleukin-15 receptor subunit alpha-like, which translates to MDRLLLLCAALALFLPSSASDSAVRCGRPKEVANAIIDAGDTELLHTSLRYTCKLGYKRKAGTSTLIQCVLHHGKPVWTSTELQCIRDPALPLQTPSPELPTVRTSQRGTNTTSAALPVPSPETSVPLAVPEPPEMPTPGEGTALGTTPLPTTPIDNTTVSTQTVASSIGVSILLVIGVAGFCYWRMKMQAQQSYVVAVTAIPMVAPSTTVENDEMLPPGDIPIG; encoded by the exons ATGGAtcggctgctgctgctctgcgcTGCTCTCGCCCTATTTCTGCCTTCTAGCGCCTCGGACAGCG CCGTGCGATGCGGCCGTCCCAAGGAAGTGGCCAATGCGATCATCGACGCGGGCGACACGGAGCTGCTCCACACCAGCCTGCGTTACACCTGCAAGCTGGGCTACAAACGCAAAGCTGGCACCTCCACCCTCATCCAGTGCGTCCTCCATCATGGCAAGCCTGTCTGGACATCCACTGAGCTGCAGTGCATTC GGGATCCAGCTCTACCTCTGCAAACCCCAAGCCCTGAGCTCCCGACAGTGAGGACAAGCCAAAGAG GAACCAACAccacttcagcagcactgcctgtgccATCACCAGAGACATCTGTGCCACTGGCAGTGCCTGAACCACCAGAGATGCCTACACCAGGAGAGGGGACAGCACTGGGGACAACCCCACTGCCCACCACCCCCATAGACAATACTACAG tttcCACCCAGACTGTGGCCTCTTCCATCG GGGTCTCAATTCTGCTTGTTATTGGTGTTGCGGGATTCTGCTACTGGAGGATGAAAAT GCAAGCACAGCAGAGCTACGTGGTGGCGGTGACGGCCATCCCCATGGTGGCTCCCAGTACCACAGTAGAGAACGATGAGATGTTGCCACCTGGTGACATCCCCATAGGCTGa